In Acidobacteriota bacterium, the following are encoded in one genomic region:
- a CDS encoding cystathionine gamma-synthase, whose amino-acid sequence MRPRRFATRAVHEGQHPDPRTGAVNVPIWLSTTFKQDGIGNFRDGFEYSRTGNPSRRSLEATLAGLEGGAFGSCFASGSAAAAAVADLLRPGDHLLTTIDVYGGTFRLFRDVYAKYGIEFEFLDTADADALLARVRDETRMIWVESPTNPLLNIHDIRRLAQGKPGDVLLVVDNTFATPCFQRPLDLGAQIVVHSTTKYLGGHSDVVGGAVVTSDPEIHEKIAFYQNAAGGVPSPFDCYLLQRGLKTLPVRMQRHEENARRVAAFLAAHSSVKKVYFPGLPDHPGHEIARRQMSGFSGMVSFVIEGGRAAVDRFFERTELFTLAESLGGVESLSCHPYTMTHGTIPPAEKERIGISEDLVRLSVGIEDAEDLIAELETALG is encoded by the coding sequence ATGAGGCCCAGGCGCTTTGCAACGCGGGCGGTCCACGAGGGGCAGCACCCCGACCCCCGCACCGGCGCGGTGAACGTGCCGATCTGGCTGAGCACCACCTTCAAACAGGATGGCATCGGCAACTTCCGCGATGGCTTCGAGTATTCCCGCACGGGCAATCCTTCCCGGCGCTCGCTGGAGGCCACCTTGGCCGGCCTCGAGGGCGGCGCCTTCGGAAGCTGCTTCGCCTCCGGCTCGGCGGCGGCGGCGGCCGTGGCCGACCTGCTGCGCCCCGGTGACCACCTGCTGACCACCATCGACGTCTACGGCGGCACCTTCCGCCTGTTTCGGGACGTCTACGCCAAGTACGGCATCGAGTTCGAGTTTCTCGACACCGCCGACGCCGACGCACTGCTGGCCAGGGTGCGCGACGAGACCCGCATGATCTGGGTCGAGTCGCCGACCAACCCGCTGCTCAACATCCACGACATCCGCAGGCTGGCCCAGGGCAAGCCGGGGGACGTGCTGCTGGTGGTGGACAACACTTTCGCCACCCCCTGCTTCCAGCGGCCCCTGGACCTCGGTGCCCAGATCGTCGTGCACTCCACGACCAAGTACCTCGGCGGTCACAGCGATGTCGTGGGGGGCGCGGTAGTGACCTCGGACCCGGAGATCCACGAGAAGATCGCCTTCTATCAGAACGCCGCCGGAGGCGTGCCCTCGCCCTTCGACTGCTACCTGTTGCAGCGGGGCCTCAAGACTCTCCCCGTACGCATGCAGCGCCACGAGGAGAACGCCCGCCGCGTGGCTGCCTTCCTCGCGGCTCACTCGTCGGTGAAGAAGGTCTACTTCCCCGGTCTACCCGACCACCCGGGGCACGAGATCGCCCGCCGGCAGATGAGCGGCTTTTCCGGCATGGTCTCCTTCGTCATCGAGGGCGGTCGGGCGGCGGTGGACCGTTTCTTCGAGCGCACCGAGCTGTTCACCCTGGCCGAATCACTCGGCGGCGTCGAGTCTCTCTCCTGCCACCCCTACACCATGACCCACGGCACGATCCCCCCTGCCGAGAAAGAGCGTATCGGCATCAGCGAAGACCTGGTGCGCCTGTCGGTGGGTATCGAGGACGCCGAGGACCTGATTGCCGAGCTGGAAACCGCGCTGGGCTGA
- a CDS encoding pyridoxal-phosphate dependent enzyme has product MAPIHDHVLSLVGTTPLVRLNRVTEGVKPEILAKVESFNPGGSIKDRIGIAMIEAAEESGALKPGGTVVEATAGNTGVGLALVSAIKGYRCIFVLPDKMSDDKVRLLEAYGAEIVRTPSDVSHDSPEHYSRVAARIARETPGAWLADQFENPVNVQAHYRGTAPEIWKDTEGKLDAFVGGMGTTGTMMGVARYLKERNPGIRVVAADPPGSVFGGGEVGGYLVEGIGNDHHPGIYDPDLVDDFIYVPDARAFHLARRLAREEGLMVGGSAGTALGAALEIARDMDEGQRIVVMFADTGRNYLGKVFNDTWIHEQGLEEEA; this is encoded by the coding sequence ATGGCGCCGATTCACGACCATGTGCTCTCGCTGGTGGGGACCACCCCCCTGGTCCGGCTCAACCGGGTCACCGAAGGGGTGAAACCCGAGATCCTGGCCAAGGTGGAGAGCTTCAATCCCGGTGGCAGCATCAAGGACCGCATCGGCATCGCGATGATCGAGGCGGCGGAGGAGTCGGGTGCGCTGAAGCCCGGCGGCACCGTGGTCGAGGCCACCGCCGGCAACACGGGAGTCGGCCTGGCGCTCGTCTCGGCGATCAAGGGTTACCGTTGCATCTTCGTTCTGCCGGACAAGATGAGTGATGACAAGGTGCGCCTGCTCGAGGCCTACGGTGCCGAGATCGTTCGCACCCCTTCGGATGTTTCCCATGACTCCCCCGAGCACTACTCCCGGGTGGCCGCCCGCATCGCCCGGGAAACTCCGGGGGCCTGGCTGGCGGACCAGTTCGAAAACCCGGTCAACGTCCAGGCCCACTACCGGGGCACGGCGCCGGAGATCTGGAAGGACACGGAGGGCAAGCTGGACGCCTTCGTCGGCGGCATGGGGACCACCGGGACGATGATGGGTGTCGCCCGCTATCTCAAGGAGCGCAACCCCGGCATTCGCGTGGTGGCGGCCGACCCCCCCGGCTCGGTGTTCGGTGGGGGCGAGGTCGGCGGCTACCTTGTGGAAGGCATCGGCAACGATCACCACCCCGGGATCTACGATCCCGACCTGGTGGACGACTTCATCTATGTTCCCGACGCCCGGGCCTTTCACCTGGCCCGGAGGCTGGCCCGGGAGGAGGGGCTGATGGTGGGCGGCTCTGCGGGTACGGCCCTCGGCGCGGCTCTCGAAATCGCCCGGGACATGGACGAAGGCCAGCGGATCGTGGTGATGTTCGCCGACACGGGGCGCAATTACCTGGGGAAGGTCTTCAACGACACGTGGATCCACGAACAGGGGCTGGAGGAAGAGGCATGA
- the ppx gene encoding exopolyphosphatase has translation MEHRPPQGTFAAIDLGSNSFHMLIARVVDGEITPVDRLREWVQLGAGLDEKNRLRPEAERRALACLQRFGQRLQDHPASAVRAVGTNALRKARNAEGFLDRARQALGHPIKIIPGSEEARLIYLGVAHSFYDDAHRRLIVDIGGGSTECILGTGYDVERTASLYMGCVSFTEAYFPGGKIRPQRMKKAVIAARLEMQNIERDFLDRPWSRAIGASGTILAIEEVLRRAGWTDRGVSREGLEKLREALLAAGQAEQVRLPGLRADRAAVLPGGVAILLAIFESLGLEEMLTSHGALREGLLYDLVGRLSDEDVRERTIERFMERYRVDREQAGRVDRTAQDLLGQVLEAWQLDEAYARRNLRWAASLHEIGLAVSHSGFHKHGAYLVAHSDMAGFSLGGQQTLSTLIRGHRRKLTPAIFEPLQPSRAQRALRLCLLLRLAVLLNRSRTSRPLPPIRLKVRKKGLRLAFPEGWLEGHPLVQADLEQEVRAWAALDLHLEYR, from the coding sequence GTGGAACACAGGCCCCCCCAGGGCACCTTCGCAGCCATCGACCTGGGCTCCAACAGCTTTCACATGCTCATCGCGCGGGTGGTGGACGGTGAAATCACCCCCGTCGATCGTCTGCGGGAGTGGGTTCAACTCGGCGCGGGCCTCGACGAGAAGAACCGGCTGCGGCCCGAGGCGGAAAGGCGCGCGCTGGCTTGCCTGCAGCGCTTCGGCCAGCGCCTGCAGGATCACCCCGCTTCGGCGGTGCGGGCCGTGGGCACCAACGCTTTGCGCAAGGCGCGCAACGCGGAGGGCTTCCTGGACCGGGCCCGCCAGGCCCTCGGCCACCCGATCAAGATCATCCCCGGCAGCGAGGAGGCGCGACTGATCTACCTCGGTGTGGCGCACTCGTTCTACGACGATGCCCATCGCCGCTTGATCGTGGACATCGGCGGCGGTAGCACAGAGTGCATCCTGGGCACGGGCTACGACGTGGAGCGCACGGCGAGTCTCTACATGGGCTGTGTCTCTTTCACCGAGGCCTACTTCCCCGGGGGCAAGATCCGGCCCCAGCGCATGAAGAAGGCTGTCATCGCGGCGCGGTTGGAAATGCAGAACATCGAGCGGGACTTCCTGGACCGACCCTGGAGTCGCGCCATCGGGGCTTCGGGAACGATTCTCGCCATCGAGGAGGTGTTGCGCCGGGCCGGATGGACCGACCGGGGTGTCAGTCGGGAAGGGCTGGAAAAGCTGCGCGAAGCCCTGCTGGCGGCGGGGCAGGCGGAGCAGGTGCGTCTGCCCGGACTGCGGGCGGACCGGGCGGCGGTGCTCCCCGGGGGCGTGGCGATCCTGCTGGCGATCTTCGAGAGCCTGGGCCTCGAAGAAATGCTCACTTCTCACGGCGCTCTGCGGGAGGGTCTGCTCTACGACCTGGTGGGTCGGCTGAGCGACGAGGACGTGCGGGAGCGCACCATCGAGCGTTTCATGGAGCGCTACCGAGTCGATCGCGAGCAGGCCGGACGCGTCGATCGCACGGCCCAGGATCTGCTCGGCCAGGTGCTCGAGGCCTGGCAGCTCGACGAGGCCTACGCCCGCCGCAACCTGCGCTGGGCGGCGAGCCTGCACGAGATCGGCCTGGCCGTCTCCCACAGCGGCTTCCACAAGCACGGGGCTTACCTGGTGGCGCACTCCGACATGGCGGGCTTTTCCCTCGGGGGGCAGCAGACCCTTTCGACTTTGATTCGGGGTCATCGGCGTAAGCTCACGCCGGCGATCTTCGAGCCGCTCCAGCCCTCCAGGGCCCAGCGAGCCCTCAGGCTCTGCCTGCTGCTGCGCCTGGCGGTGCTGCTCAATCGCTCCCGCACCTCGCGCCCCCTGCCTCCCATCCGCCTCAAGGTCCGCAAGAAAGGGCTCCGCCTGGCCTTCCCCGAGGGTTGGCTCGAGGGGCATCCCCTGGTGCAGGCCGACCTGGAGCAGGAGGTCCGCGCCTGGGCGGCGCTGGATCTGCACCTGGAGTACCGCTGA
- a CDS encoding symmetrical bis(5'-nucleosyl)-tetraphosphatase translates to MATFVIGDIHGCAASLDALLGRLPMGATDRLWQVGDLVNRGPNSSGVLRWAMDQGSRLVTVLGNHELAILARYHLRGSKGRDELAARFGAKLLPAVIEWITARPLLYVEGDKVLVHAGVLPCWSRPQTEDLARDAHAALAGALREPILELLFGGTLPRKWKDNLPPAERHAFVIQTLTRLRMVESRRRPVFPYTGSPDQAPSHYRAWFERQHESWDSTRIFFGHWAALGLHLGRRAVGLDTGCVYGGRLSAIDRDGGKVYQVERQPGDV, encoded by the coding sequence ATGGCAACCTTTGTGATCGGCGATATCCATGGCTGCGCGGCGAGCCTCGACGCCCTGCTCGGCCGCTTGCCGATGGGCGCCACCGACCGCCTCTGGCAGGTCGGCGACCTGGTCAACCGTGGCCCCAACTCCAGCGGTGTGCTGCGCTGGGCCATGGACCAGGGCTCGCGACTGGTGACCGTCCTGGGCAACCACGAGTTGGCGATCCTGGCCCGCTACCACCTGCGGGGCAGCAAGGGGCGGGACGAACTCGCGGCACGTTTCGGCGCCAAACTCCTGCCCGCCGTGATCGAGTGGATCACCGCCCGCCCCCTGCTCTACGTGGAGGGCGACAAGGTGCTGGTCCACGCCGGGGTTCTGCCCTGCTGGAGTCGCCCGCAAACCGAGGACCTGGCCCGTGACGCCCATGCCGCCCTGGCGGGCGCCTTGCGCGAGCCGATCCTCGAGCTGCTCTTCGGCGGCACCCTGCCCCGCAAGTGGAAGGACAATCTGCCTCCCGCCGAACGCCACGCCTTCGTGATCCAGACTCTCACACGCCTGCGCATGGTCGAGTCCCGACGCCGGCCCGTCTTCCCCTACACCGGCTCCCCCGACCAGGCGCCTTCCCACTATCGCGCCTGGTTCGAACGGCAGCACGAGAGCTGGGACTCGACGCGGATCTTCTTCGGCCACTGGGCGGCGCTCGGCCTGCACCTGGGCCGGAGGGCCGTGGGTCTCGACACGGGCTGTGTCTACGGTGGTCGCCTCAGCGCCATCGACCGGGACGGCGGCAAGGTCTACCAGGTCGAGCGTCAACCCGGCGACGTCTGA
- the sixA gene encoding phosphohistidine phosphatase SixA, with protein sequence MQIVLMRHGIAIDHADPHCPDDFHRPLTEQGRERTRLAARGLAWMGVRPGAIVSSPLVRAQETATIVAEELGFDPGKVATTGALSPAGDPGQLLAEVRALGVESVLCTGHLPGMDLIVAAAIGSGRRPFTSMKKAGAVCIELFPRGWAQLHWLLPPRALRRLGGARRP encoded by the coding sequence ATGCAGATCGTCCTGATGCGCCATGGCATCGCCATCGACCACGCCGATCCCCACTGTCCCGACGATTTTCACCGGCCGCTGACCGAGCAGGGACGCGAGCGCACCCGGCTGGCGGCCCGTGGGCTGGCCTGGATGGGAGTTCGTCCCGGGGCCATCGTCTCGAGCCCGCTGGTGCGGGCGCAGGAGACGGCCACCATCGTCGCCGAGGAACTGGGCTTCGACCCCGGAAAGGTCGCCACCACCGGTGCCCTGTCCCCGGCGGGAGATCCGGGGCAGCTCCTGGCGGAAGTGCGCGCCCTCGGGGTGGAGTCCGTGCTCTGCACCGGGCACCTGCCCGGCATGGACCTGATCGTCGCGGCGGCCATCGGCAGCGGACGGCGCCCCTTTACCAGCATGAAGAAAGCCGGGGCCGTGTGCATCGAGCTGTTTCCCCGGGGATGGGCCCAGTTGCACTGGCTCTTGCCGCCCCGGGCCTTGCGCCGCCTGGGGGGCGCCCGCCGGCCCTGA